GAAACAACTAATACATAAGAATTTATATCATATGGCCTTCACTTACTTCCTCGATCATCAGTCAAATAAGGCATATCTGGCCAAACAACATTTTCATGAACCACATCGTTAATCACACTTGTGAACATCAGTGTTGCTTTGCTGTTAACCTAAAAATGGTATGCATAAGTAATTTTTAGCTATGCATTCTACATTGCAATGACGAGAATGAAAAGCAATGGATGTGCTGCTTGATATATATCTCCTCAAATTCAGCTAATCAACTTTTTCAGAACATGATTTTATATTGTGCTTGATGTCATATTACAATAAGCGAGACCACACATTTATTCCAAAGAGTGaatttcttctttctctacGTCATACAAATAGCATTTCAATATGAAGCCTAAATGGCTAAATGTTTCCCAAATTATAGTTGcaaaaattgatataaatttaTACCTCAATAATTGTTCTACTTGTTTCTGCTGCTGTAAGCCTAGCATCTTCAGTATTCTCAGATGTTGACATGGCAATTTCTTCAAATGGATGATAGGATGACTTTTCATCTTTCTTGACAGGATCCTGAGGCGAGCCCAGATTCTCTGATGATACTCGAATTCTATTCTTTACatatttgtttctttttatGAATGGAATGCCAGTGTATTTTTGACGTCTTATcctatataataatataaattcattATGTATTGTTCTATTCATAACATTTAGCATTAGAGAGGTAgaacaaaattaatttcaacATAAATAGACAGCTAGAATTGAAGCATCACAATATTTTTACATTTTGTGAACTCATCACATTCTAAAGTATTTCCACtgacaaaaaagaaaaataagaaagaaaaaacagTAAGAACGAAAACATAACCAGAAACGTTGCTACAAAGGAGAAGATTATATTACAAATGCGCAAGACATGCTCCCGTCGGTAATTACAAATATTTTTCAGTGCTAGAAtgcaaaattcaattaaaatataaCGTGTTTATCAATCATTTAGGAGCGTTTAGATAAACTAATATTAGAGTTCAAAATAACTTCTAACCAAACATTTTCCTCAGACAAAGTGACAAATGCATCAGAAGCTAGTCAGCTACTGATACTTAGCTTCtgaaaaaagttatttataCTTTTACTGAATTTTTCTgtatcaacaaaaacaaaaaagaaaaaccaaTAGCTGTTGTTTGCATCTCTATCCTCAAGTTCGTAGAATAGCACATCAGAAAAATGAACTGTTAAATCGAACATACCACGGAGCTTCGAAACCGCACGTACATGCAAGCTGGTACGAAGCAACGGAACCTGCTGCATTTACATCATCGGCACTCCACAGTGATCTTTTatctgaaaaaataaaatagagagaGAACTTGTAAGTGAAATGAAAGAGCGCAAAATCAAAACTAGCAAAACTGCAAAACGTTGTCGTTTCTAAAATCGCAGTCCGAATGATACAAGAGATAGTAActgttttagagagagagagaaaatgcGTGTTGTGTGTGTAAAGAGAGAGTACGAAATCCGGCGGCGGCGGCGGCTGAGCGAGTGGCGGAAGCGTAGGTAAATCGGACAGCGATCGATGGCTCGATGATCATCATTCTGTCAGTTATCGCTCGCTCGcgctctctctttctctctctccctcttttGAGAGATCTAAAACGCTCAGCTTAGCTTACTATTAGTAATAGATGAGGATGAGGTGCTCTTTGCTTTTGGGGCTTTGTTAAGCTACGCCCGGAATAATAAAATTTCTACTCTAGCGACACGTGTCTTCCTTTAAGTGGTTCCTACAAGAGGGTACTAAAATATccttaatataatttaaaaccatGTGAAAAGTCAAATTTAGCCCACTAATTTCTTAAACCAAGTTATCGTACATTATCAATTTATCATACAGTTGTATGAGTATCATTTTTTTAGTAATGGATTTTTTTTTCACCAATCAGGGATGGATTTAATCTTAATAGAATACATGAAGGGTTAGgttatatattactaattattGGTTAAATAtatttaggattttatttgaatgtattaattattattggAATTGATTCTATAAACATTGATTTGAGGCTGTTAATGcataaaattaagattttttgGGGTCAAAATTACaaatacattattattattattattattattattattattattattatttaaaaataaaaaatcaacacCCAGAACAAGACAAAGCCACAAAGGAATGCTATGCTTAGTTCGAACTTCGAACAGGATATAGGCAATTACTAATTAGGCATACAGCAAGCATTACTTTCTCTCACAGCTGACCTGACAGCACCTAATCCCCCGTCGTCGATGGCTCAGCCGTCAGAACCTCTCCGCCGCcgcaacaaccaccaccaccgtGACAACCACATCTGCAACTTCCTTCAATCAACAGCTTCCaacctcctctctctcttcaacagcaacagcagcagcagcaaccTTTCTCCTCCAACCCTTCCACAACCACTCTCCTCCAAAATCTCTCTCCCTCTACCACTCCCTCTCCAATTCGCACCGCTACTCCCCGCGCAATCATCATCCACCTCGGCCGAGTCAACTCGCCCCGACTCACCATTCCCCTCCGCCGCCAAATCGCTGCGCGTGGCCGGACTCAGCAAGGATGGCAAGGGTGGCGGCGGCCCTGCCTTCGTCGGTCAGGTATTCAGCATGTGTGACCTCTCAGGGACTGGCCTCATGGCAGTTTCCACTCACTTCGATATTCCCTTCATCTCTAAAAGGTTCCTcttaatcttatcttttccGTGTTTTCCAATATTAAGCTAGTTTTGTTGAAAACGTCACGTTATAAAATCAGTTAATACCTGTTTTTCTCCATCTTCTAGTATTTATTTGTTGGACTAAGGAGGGAAATTGATAACAATTTATATACTTGTGTTACGGATTTATGAATGAAAATTTGCTccatttttccccttttaatttctggTGTGTAAATACACATAAAATTACCACATGAATTAGACAACTTACTTGTGCTAACTTCTAAAACATTATTGTTCTGTTTTAGTGTAAGTTTGTGATTTTGTGGGTCTACTGGTTTTGTATGTTATACCATAGTGTTATAGTGTCTTTGAATTACTAACATTTGTGGTGTCCTAATATCCTGCCATTGTTGTGACTGTATCTTGTGTCATAAAAAGAATTTTATGGTTAAGACTTAAAGAGTCTTAATTGAAATGGCTTTTGTTATTATATGTAGAACACCTGAGTGGctgaaaaaaatatttgcaGCAATCACCAAGAGTGAGAGGAATGGCCCTGTATTCCGCTTTTTTATTGATCTAGGAGATGCAGGTTAGCTTTTAATCTTTGAGGCTACTTTGATAGTTCGATTGAAATTTCTCTATAGCTTTTCTGCAGCAATTGATCAGATGATCTTTGGTTGTAACATTATCtaaatatcatttttaaaattGCATATTTTTATGAACTGAGATCGCTTTTTGTCTCATATATGACTAAGATGAGGAAAGTAAATCTATGTGAGAAATAGATATCCGACATAACCTAGATAGTAAAACAAGGTGCGAAAAAAATAACTTGACTGCCCATTATCTGCATATCCAAAATGGCAATTCCATTAAGTTGCTGCGTGCGTATGTTTTTGTGTTATTTACATGTGTATCCATGAATTTATTCTCCTATCATCTTTGTTTGGCTAATGTTGATATCTGATATTTCTTCTTCATATACTGACCCTTCTGATGGTCTTAGTTTCATATGTCAAAAAACTGAATATTCCAAGTGGTGTGGTGGGAGCCTGTCGTCTTGATCTAGCATATGAACATTTCAAGGTACTTCTGAACATTTTCGGTTGCCATTCAGATGAACTTATGATGGTTTGATAAAGTGCACTAATGTCATAAATGATGGGATTtgatatgttattttcttttcttttcaccCATTTTTATGATGTTTGGTTAATCTATAATGTTCTTCGCTATATACCATGCAGGAAAAACCACACTTGTTCCAATTTGTACCAAATGAGAAGCAGGTATTATTTGTCTTACGTTGGTTCATGCTATAGTTTGATGCTGCCTGAATTTTTTATAGATATACTTTTCTTCCTCTGTAGGTCAAGGCAGCTAACAAGCTTTTGAAGACAATTGCACAAGATGGTGTTGGAAAAAAGGTCGATGGGGTGCCTGTGTTTAGTGCCCAGAACTTAGACATTGCAATTGCAACTAAAGATGGAATTAAATGGTGCATGTTGCTTTTCTTCTTTGTTACATATGACCCTAGTGTTATTTTCACAATTTGTTGATATGAAATTTAGTATCCATCATATGAATATGGATTTTGAATTGAAGGGTACCTCTCAATTTTTTCCCCAGAGAAGTGATTCAACAGGAATATCTCGTGTTTCTTGTGCAATTGTATGGATATGAAATAATAGTTGCTTTATCATAGCCTGTTTCTTTTTGCCgttaattttttcttctttttggggGTGTATTTTGGTTTTTGAGCTTTTTTGGCATTTTATTTTTCATCCCTACAATGGTTGTGAGCTGAAAATTTTTCTGTTAGGTTTGAAATTGTTTTGGTTGTTTACCCCATTATACCGAATGGTTGTAGAATATCTATAATGTATGATAAGAAAAGCACATAACAGAGTATACATTATGCTTACACTtccttctttttccttttttctttatGCTGGATCTATCAGGTATACTCCCTACTTTTTTGATAAAGGCGTGCTTGATAACATTCTTGAAGAAGCTGTTGATCAACATTTCCATACATTAATCCAAACTCGACACTTGCAGCGACGGCGAGATGTGGTTGATGACAACCTAGCAGCAGAAGTGATTGAGGAAATGAATGACAGTTTAGGGGATCCTCCAGAGGTAGGATTCATTTAATGACATTTTATACTAGAAAGAGAGAAATTTCGTGAAGAAGGATATGATGTTGTTTATTGCATGACTCTGATATTACACAATTATTTGCAATCATAAAAGCACTGAGTATGATCCTTCTTTATTACTCTTCTCATTTCTCTTTGGAAAATTGGaaagtttagtttttttttttttttttccctgtGATAGGTTCAGGAAGTCCTAGATGAAATGGGCCATCCAAGTATACCACTAAGTGTTATTTCAAAAGCTGCAGAACTCCAGTTCCATTATACTGTTGACAAGGTAATCCTGGGTAATAGGTGGTTGCGGAAAGCAACAGGCATACAACCAAAATTTCCCTATATGGTCGACTCGTTTGAGAGAAGGTACATTCCATGTTGGTTTTATCCTTTTAAACTGACTTAAAATCCAAATTCAGTGGTTTCCTAGTTACGTAGATCTTATCATATAtgtaaaattaacaaatattCGCAAGTCTGCCCAAGAATAAACAATAGTTATTCTTTCAGGTTAAATTGAATTCAGTTTATACTTTCACTTGTCAAATGGTGTGATTTAGCTTGTATTTTGAAATGCTGCTACCTTTTGG
The genomic region above belongs to Arachis stenosperma cultivar V10309 chromosome 5, arast.V10309.gnm1.PFL2, whole genome shotgun sequence and contains:
- the LOC130983077 gene encoding uncharacterized protein LOC130983077, yielding MAQPSEPLRRRNNHHHRDNHICNFLQSTASNLLSLFNSNSSSSNLSPPTLPQPLSSKISLPLPLPLQFAPLLPAQSSSTSAESTRPDSPFPSAAKSLRVAGLSKDGKGGGGPAFVGQVFSMCDLSGTGLMAVSTHFDIPFISKRTPEWLKKIFAAITKSERNGPVFRFFIDLGDAVSYVKKLNIPSGVVGACRLDLAYEHFKEKPHLFQFVPNEKQVKAANKLLKTIAQDGVGKKVDGVPVFSAQNLDIAIATKDGIKWYTPYFFDKGVLDNILEEAVDQHFHTLIQTRHLQRRRDVVDDNLAAEVIEEMNDSLGDPPEVQEVLDEMGHPSIPLSVISKAAELQFHYTVDKVILGNRWLRKATGIQPKFPYMVDSFERRSEASLLRISDSSSCLDNSKGEDDRKHSECIDSSCFNLDDNNSTIEDSHPKFRLPFGGWFPQKQQEKVESSRKGVHKEDSRLSPFLPKVTMIGLSTEEASQMSKASLKKQMENLTKELEKSELDNVIGSGSSEGNVEDRDPLFVANVGDYYSGIARKGPGRWIRGGTN